In Canis lupus dingo isolate Sandy chromosome 25, ASM325472v2, whole genome shotgun sequence, one genomic interval encodes:
- the CCDC195 gene encoding putative coiled-coil domain-containing protein 195: MEANIQFVRIIQEMRAEINKLEKENHVLRMKLTSSSQRTPGPSRESGDEREEEVTYLGNLEKASEKSPATLHGGASTGAAPAVHEHQDNVMIVRRYSISSPIHSFTAKDPRKGGERHPKSGILEAQRRVKSLACSSVKKQDNEEEMFVADSLTSTSSNQRASPEHVFGQVTRDKIKTVSFLLPMDVSSYSRNSSSVKCSPNQTTNQLSTIAE; encoded by the exons ATGGAAGCTAACATCCAGTTTGTGAGAATTATCCAGGAAATGCGAGCAGAGATCAACAAGCTGGAGAAAGAGAATCATGTCCTTCGGATGAAGCTGACTTCAAGTAGTCAGAGAACCCCGGGCCCCAGCAGAGAATCAGGAgatgaaagggaagaggaagtcaCATACCTTGGTAACCTtgaaaaagcatctgaaaaatcTCCTGCAACTCTTCACGGTGGTGCTTCCACTGGGGCAGCTCCAGCTGTGCACGAACACCAAG ACAATGTCATGATTGTTAGACGCTATTCCATTTCTtcacctattcattcatttactgcaAAGGATCCTCGGAAAGGTGGGGAAAGACACCCCAAGAGTGGGATTCTAGAAGCTCAGAGAAGAGTTAAATCACTGGCATGTTCTTCAGTTAAGAAGCAAGACAATGAAGAAGAGATGTTTGTAGCAGATTCTTTGACCAGCACGAGTTCCAACCAAAGAGCTTCTCCTGAGCATGTTTTTGGTCAGGTAACCAG GGACAAGATAAAGACAGTCAGTTTCCTTTTACCCATGGATGTGTCTTCATATTCCAGAAATTCAAGTTCTGTGAAATGTTCACCAAATCAAACCACAAACCAGCTAAGTACCATCGCAGAATAG